Part of the Anomaloglossus baeobatrachus isolate aAnoBae1 chromosome 1, aAnoBae1.hap1, whole genome shotgun sequence genome, tgtggctccatctcaaacactaaatcctaaattttcttctagctgttgttcattactctcattcatcagtttagttGTACTTAtggttgaagcattgtccgttacagtagcaagaacctgttctttttttgcattcctaatcttgcagaactttttccactaaggcctggagaaactggctggcgtgatgagctttactatcttttactgccagtgtgttGCTAACAATTTCTGTCACAAACATatcaaacattgatggcaaaataattcagtaaaacgcagtgactctggcatcccagcaaaggcaatgggtttcaagacatgacattcagacacagcatTTTGTAAggctcctcacaaagaatgagcatgtcagtttgtggcgattttctaatctgcttttgctattgaaagcattatttatgagctcaaaaaccctttcaggtgatgcggtttttttaaaaagctgatcttttgCAGCTGATAAACATcctcaaaaacgctgtgtgtgaatgcagccttaaatCAGGAATAGaaaagccatttataggacatttcataactttcccaaattcctatgaaagaaAAATGTatcactctgcattgcactactgtccccaatttattatatattgtcagagtcggtgcattttataccgactcagactccaccaaaatgagctccgactccacagccctgcattcGATGAGAACAGTACAGGCAACTTTACAATAAGTTGTTGGGTGAACACAAGTTTACAGCCTTTACATGACTACtgaatttttattttcctttttccaccgtgttccctgagctagctgCACAagcatggtggtagaagggattggGGGGTACGGAGCAAGCACATTATGATTAAACTAAGAGGGACTGCATACCGctctaatccccccccccccccccttttacttTTGAAACGGCACAGATCCAGGAGTttcagtctgggtccacccatcacaaGTCAGTAGCAAAATCTCAGATCCCTCATTTTTCTGAAGTAGCAGAGATTTCTCAAACACCTAACTACACAATCATTTGAATATAGTACAGCAACATATTTACATTTAATAAGTTATCACAAAAATATACGACAAGAATACAGGGATTTTGGGGAGGCAGGGGGTGAGGTACATTTCTCCCCATACATATAAAAATATGGAATACTTAAGCAAAACAGCACTGAGTACCATATTCCTACACTATGCTCAGAGTTAATGCTCCAACTGCTACACAGTGCTCACCATACTATAGACAATGAAAAACTAATTCAGGAAAGCAAATATCCAGCTGTAAATTATTTGTTGTTACATGTTTCCTAATCAGTGCTCCAGAAACCTAAATAAAAGTTCCATTGTAACCAAAGTGCAACAAAAACTtatacaagaaataaaaaaaaaaaaaaaaaaaaaaaaaaaagaaaaaatacatttgggtGCCTGATAAGTTTACACACCACCATACTCCTGTGAACATGGGGCCAAGTCATGGACTAGAAAAAGTTTTGGGCATATGAAGTCTCCAGGATATACTACACAGAGATCCTCAAGAGGCACAGCGGCCCGCAGCGGTGGTAGATGGGCTCCACAAGATGGAGAGTCCTCTATTAAAGGGTCCAGTGCATAGTTGCTGTGCAGGAGATTAGGTTATATGGTTGCTCTGTGACTGCACTGCCAGAGTCTCCTGATGTCAGAACTGGGAAGAGAAAACCTAGCAGCATTTCCGGAGGTAGTTTGAAAATATACGCACAAAATGGTGTTTGGAGTGTAGTCTTTCCTACTCAAAAAGAGTCAAGCCTTTACTTCATTTTCAGGTTCATGCGAGTCCATTTTAGAAGTGATCAAATCCACCCACTTTGTGTGTCAATGTCACCAATGCAGAGTAGAAGGgatggagaggagagagaaggtaaACACTGCTGCTTCAGACTTCCAGGGAGGGTTTCTTTACAGTTCTGAGGATTATACGTTGCGCTCGGTGCATACCAGAACATGAAGACACTATCTGTAACTAACATTCTTAAATCACAGCTAATAACAGAAGATGATCACTGCCATCTGCATATGTGGTACCCGTAGTCTTCTGTAACAACGCCCTGAACACGAGTCATCTGGTTACCTCCAGGGCCTGCTCACATGGGGAGAAGTTCTGGTGGGTTTTCACCATAGCAGAACTTTGCAATTGGGTTTCTGTAGGAGTTCTCATGTTGCACACTCTAAAGGAGAAAAATTAAAATTATGTTGATATATACAACTAAATGCAGTTCTGAAATTCTATTCACCTTACAATTACTGCTTCCAGTAAGATTGTATGGCACAGGCAACACAGAAGCAGGTCACATGGCAAGCATGGGGAACATTTTACACTAGGAATACGTCGTAAATCATGTAATCAAGTGAACCATTATCACATTTAACAGGGCATAGTTTGCGCTAATTGCAGGCATTTGGCAAGAAGAGGTTTGAGCAACATCAATTATGTCAGGGCACAGGACCTATCTAATCAAATACCATCTGCACCCAACACTGGACAGACCAGTACTAGGAGCCGGATTCTGCAGTCATCGCTTATTCTGACCTTTAATTATCAATGCATTAAACATTTGCAGGAGAGAAAAACCCAAAACCACTTTAAGACCCACAAGTATTCTGTATTCTTTTGGCAGCAACAGAAAGATGCAATGCCGACATTCACTTTATGTTTTATTTACAGTATTTACCACAGGTTAGTTTTATTTTTTGATAAATTGGACTTACTGttccagcaataccaaatatgctcATTTTTTAATTGTGAAAGGGGAGGAAATGTGAGATTTTATACTTTAGCTTATTTTAGTCCTTCGGGACATGAATCTACAGTCATCTGATCCCTAGTATTATACATACACTATATTGCAATAGTCAATTACATTctcctaaggctggaaacacatctatgcgagtaaaatcggtccgactgggctgaaaaaaactcggctgattttagttcgttAGGTGCGAgtacaacgcaagtgcgatgccatTTCTGAATAACTTAAtgattttgctcgcgtgtgtgtcacgtatgcgatgctagtttcctgcaacatcttaactagataagtgattacacatgtgtcagttaattacctttgggaatgtgatgtcacattcatctgttgaatatttaatgagcatagttcctgccacactcgcaaatctgaacgctggtgcgcgtgtgtgatcctacttttaatccgcttccatagggaatcattgagaaaaacggttcgagaaactcgcaaaaaagcagcatgctgcgattttcttcagtcagatttgaaaaaaaaaaaaataaaatgcagcatgttcattcttcctgcgtttgtcaacatttgtcacaaaaacacagcaaaaacgcattgtgtgaaaaacgcaccaaagatTACACGCatttgacatttccaggctctgacAAGGTgccgttttggctgcagtttgtgaacacaaaaagatgcagcgtgcgcatgtagtacGTACCTGAAGCATTAACACTTTCCTTCTGGGGCTGCTagttacccttaggctatgtgcccacgttgcgttgtgtccctgcagaaatttctgcagcgatttgaacagcacacgtgcgcttcaaatcgctgtagaaacagtccgtaatggaaAGCCCATTTCATGCGCTCTGATAGCAGCCCTCACCATAAACAGAGTGGGgatgcatccaaagcacatgaaagaagtgacatgttgctttttagaatgcagtgatttggcagcatgcaaatcgctgcgttctaaaacacaacgagtgcatggattatgcacattcatagattgtgctggggacgcaggacgcatgcagttatgctgcggtgcagaacgcagcataactgcatgcaatacgcacacgtgggcacagagcctgatACATATGCACCATTTCCCTGAAACTAAGACCTGCTCGCAGTTCTATAATGAAGAAGTGTCCATGCAGCAAGACTTCACTATAGAAAGCATACACCCCCAAAACAGAAGACAGAGGACCCCGCAATCACTCAGAAGCTaaacaggaggacctgcagtggatccacacccaccacatccagcgatactgattgcttctggccagcagtgcAGTGGAACGCGTGGAGAACCTGAGATGGAACACATCGATGTGGATGGGAGGGAAGActtactgagccacagctgtgacgcTGTTtgtctgcggtcacagctggaggttcccatggtaccccaccagTGACCGCAGGAGAAAACAAACACCACACATTGTTTTCTGCAGGAGATGTAGGTCTATGAACTCCATTCACCTGAGGTGAAGTTAATTGAGGGGCGTTTTCCCTGCAGTCACTGGTGGGGTAATGTGGAAACCTCCCGCTGTGCCCATAGATAAACTGAGTGAGGTCACTACTTATAGCCGCAGTTCAGTCAGTCTCCCAGTGTGCTGACAGTTCTGTGCCCACATGCTATGACTTcattatgtagcagagccaggatcgtattGGGACCTTGTGTGCATTACATTGCAATtgggtgtttttatgtattttatttaaaataatggattttttccGGTGTTTGTATTCCTTTCTTTTCCCCCTATAGACTACCATTTGCGGTGGGGTCCTCAGGCACCTCCCATTACGAAACTAAGGCTTcagggcagctgtgagctgttattaacccccttATATCTCCAAAATTGCCACTgacccagggcaatcaggatgagctgggtaaagtgccaggattgtaacatatcAAAAAAAGTCCGGAGCCTCTCttcggagtctcgacacagaaactagccagatatccctccaggaaggacctagccaaggagtggctctttttaggagaccaccataatcaccatattaagtggcccttttagtcaatatccaactctttgacaaggttaaagatatgacaagggaaataccaatatCCATCCACagtcagctgtttcggggtattgcccctcagtgtggagtaggattctggccaggtgagagcaatgcctagtagaccaataagacaacaatcactgatctcagggagaccagccagagaaaacactgccggcagccaacgagggcgctcacagTGAAATCctgggctagtttctgtgtcgagactcttaAAGGCTCCACAGACTTTGATTTGCAGGTCtaataggcattgctcccacctggccagaatccttttcctcttattttgatacacagccaagataagcacacaagtAGGGGCTGCagcagtatgctttatctgtactgggcatCACAGTATGGGAAACCATatgacagttttttttatttttacaccaatctacagtgacctgTAGACCACTAGTATGTATCAAAGCAGTCACAGGTTGGGggtggcaggggggggggggtaaatgtcACAGTCTGACTAACCAGACGCCAGGACTACTAGTGAGCAGAGGAAGCCATGAATACGTATGAGGGAAATTAATGGCCCATGGAAGTAATGTTACCACTTCGTGGGGGGGTTAAAACTCTATATTGCACCTGCTCTAATCctgagccctttctaccaccacttTAAAAATACTATACTTGGGACCCCATAGACACATATGATTGAAAGCATCCAGATTAATTCCAGTCTTAAACCTTCTGATCCCAAAGGTCTGTGGGTTCGCCCATTACGAATGATGATACGTCTGATCCCTGCGATCACACAGGGGGTGGGTTTAGACTGATAATCTGGAGCCATTTAGATGACACCAATGATTGCCAGATCTACATGTAGCCAAGATCGGAACTAGCTCTGCCAGCTGATATTGAAGACAGATTTGTCAGGTATGGTTCAGTCCCAGCTCCTGACCTACATGGAGAAGACATGTTGGATGAAGCATTACACCCTTCATCAGGAAGGTAACATACAAGCATTAGATCGTTTTATTTAAAAGGTGGCAATATATTGTGCTGACCTGCAGAAAATGTTAAAAGGGTACTGTGCCAAGTCGTTACAATATGGAAGAGTGGAGACAAAGGGTCAGTGCTGCAAACTGGCTCTGAGGAACTTCAATATAATGTTCCTGGAACAACTTGGCATCAAATCATTTACCTGTGAAGATGTTCGACATTTGGCCAAGCACAGCTCAAAGTGGTCTTCTACAGCCATGAATAAGTTCTGGAAGCCAACTGCAGCCCTTCGTAAGAAACGTTCCAATATATGTTGCTGAAGTATTGAGAAAATGTCACATGTATTAAATATTCAGATTATCTAATTTGATATAATCATTGAAATTTGCCCAACATGACATAATATAAAGGACACACCTTGTTGGGCTGCAGGCAGCAAGACACGCAGTTTTCATAGACACGGCAGCACCCGTTGGGCTGACAGCTCTCACAGTTATATTGTCTGGTACTGGCCAGGACATTGCAGCAGCCATTTGCTAGCAGCTCTTTGCGTTCACATACGTAACCTATTAAAATGGATGGATGACTGGAAGTGAAAAAAGTGTAATGTACTTCCAGCTCAATGTCTCGATCAAGACCTACTAAGAAAATACACTTCCAACAGCTGCCATTTTTTATTTGCTGTGTATAATAGTCTGAGCTGGACACAGCAA contains:
- the SPRING1 gene encoding SREBP regulating gene protein encodes the protein MVQVVAMLWRKILRKRWVLGVVFGLSLIYFLSSTLKQEEKTIRDRTLLQTLDRDQNIHWKIQFNLGNSSRPSNQCRNSVQGKLLITDDLGYVCERKELLANGCCNVLASTRQYNCESCQPNGCCRVYENCVSCCLQPNKQHILERFLRRAAVGFQNLFMAVEDHFELCLAKCRTSSQSVQHENSYRNPIAKFCYGENPPELLPM